A stretch of Triticum aestivum cultivar Chinese Spring chromosome 1D, IWGSC CS RefSeq v2.1, whole genome shotgun sequence DNA encodes these proteins:
- the LOC123183235 gene encoding uncharacterized protein yields MGSLLSSLLGKPEPPPPMVLVPPLFDYPPIAARTRMSVPAYELMFGKLPLRNLFEDYFDNAGTISSRIMLKPLEDPHVDLVANVSAAGDKASGTEVKGDALFRWQKYLYDPHTFVDVQVSTSEPMLKLRSCAYFPEYRLGAFGTIPLLMGNRLSSEDYAVLGVRYGSENLSIGASFVPLPESAEVPYGAWLVGRKGSLCAGAQYKPLSGNKHPMPYTDPKNWNYAISYGVASTSPLSPSFNFSLELARNTQLIASFYQHLVVQRRIKNPFEDDQVVGITNYIDLGLELATGIDKSKPAESGNNSLFQLGASWQANKNFLLKGKLGPSKSSVALAFKSWWRPSFTFSVTAENDHSKGTTSYGFGIRVEDLRKPSYERADPNYVMMSTNKEHLAPAALREFGQRPMFQADVDSGNFDHLPTELRPMSKII; encoded by the exons ATGGGCTCCCTGCTGAGCAGCCTGTTGGGCAAGCCGGAGCCCCCGCCGCCCATGGTGCTCGTGCCGCCGCTCTTCGACTACCCGCCCATCGCCGCCCGCACCAG GATGTCGGTGCCGGCGTATGAGCTCATGTTCGGGAAGCTCCCACTGCGCAATCTGTTTGAGGACTACTTCGATAACGCGGGGACCATATCCTCGAGGATCATGCTCAAGCCGCTGGAAGATCCTCACGTCGATCTGGTCGCCAAC GTATCTGCAGCTGGAGATAAAGCTAGTGGAACAGAAGTAAAAGGAGACGCTCTATTTCGCTGGCAGAA ATATTTGTATGATCCCCATACCTTTGTGGACGTTCAAGTGTCGACTTCAGAGCC CATGCTGAAGCTAAGGTCATGTGCTTACTTCCCTGAGTATCGTCTTGGTGCATTTGGGACAATCCCTTTGCTAATGGGAAACAG GCTGTCTTCTGAGGACTATGCTGTCCTGGGTGTGAGATATGGTTCAGAGAATCTATCAATTGGGGCGTCCTTTGTGCCATTGCCTG AATCTGCTGAGGTGCCTTATGGGGCATGGTTGGTTGGGAGAAAAGGGAGTTTATGTGCAGGAGCACAATATAAACCACTTA GCGGAAACAAACATCCTATGCCATACACTGACCCGAAGAACTGGAATTATGCAATCAGTTATGGTGTGGCCTCAACAAGCCCTCTCAGCCCTTCATTCAATTTTTCCCTAGAGCTTGCCAGAAATACACAG CTTATTGCATCATTCTATCAGCACCTGGTTGTTCAAAGAAGG ATAAAAAACCCTTTTGAAGATGATCAGGTTGTTGGGATCACAAACTACATAGACTTGGGGCTTGAGTTGGCTACAGG GATTGATAAAAGTAAACCAGCAGAGAGTGGCAACAACTCCTTGTTTCAGTTAGGTGCAAGCTGGCAAGCTAACAAGAACTTCCTGCTGAAG GGAAAGCTGGGTCCTTCCAAGTCGTCCGTAGCTTTGGCATTCAAGTCATGGTGGAGACCATCCTTCACATTTAGCGTCACAG CGGAGAACGACCACTCGAAGGGGACGACGTCGTACGGATTTGGAATCCGCGTGGAGGATCTCAGGAAGCCCAG CTACGAGAGGGCAGACCCGAACTACGTGATGATGTCGACGAACAAGGAGCACCTGGCGCCGGCCGCCCTGCGTGAGTTCGGGCAGCGGCCCATGTTCCAGGCGGACGTGGACTCGGGCAACTTCGACCACCTGCCCACGGAGCTCAGGCCCATGAGCAAGATCATCTAG